From Flavipsychrobacter sp., a single genomic window includes:
- a CDS encoding rhodanese-related sulfurtransferase: MPVLHNRVSNEELKQRMYAETEPRTTVSFYQYFHISNPQQFRDDLWRLFEPLKVFGRIYLAEEGINGQISVPESNYEAFRDALYGSDIALKGIRMNIAVDDDGKSFWVLKIKVRNKIVADGIDDPSFDMSKKGKYLKANEFNELTEDPDTIVVDMRNHYEYEVGHFQNAIEVPSDTFREQLPMAVDMLKENKDKNIIMYCTGGIRCEKASAYMLHNGFKNVFHVEGGIIEYTRKAKEQGLPVKFIGKNFVFDDRLGERITDDVIAECHTCGAPCDSHTNCKNDGCHLLFIQCDNCATDLQGCCSPDCQEEYNLPEDEQRQRRAGRENGQKIFNKSKDHPLRKHREQWKADRTNRQNQ; this comes from the coding sequence TCCGCAGCAGTTTCGTGACGACCTGTGGCGACTATTTGAGCCCTTAAAAGTGTTTGGGCGCATCTACCTTGCCGAAGAAGGTATCAATGGACAGATAAGCGTACCTGAAAGCAATTATGAAGCATTTAGAGATGCACTATACGGTTCTGATATAGCCCTGAAAGGTATTAGAATGAATATAGCCGTGGATGATGATGGAAAATCGTTTTGGGTATTGAAAATAAAAGTCCGCAACAAAATAGTTGCCGATGGTATTGACGACCCTAGTTTTGACATGAGCAAAAAGGGGAAATACCTCAAGGCCAACGAATTTAACGAGCTAACGGAAGACCCCGACACTATAGTGGTTGATATGCGCAACCATTATGAATATGAAGTAGGTCATTTCCAAAATGCAATAGAAGTCCCGTCTGATACCTTCCGCGAGCAGCTGCCTATGGCTGTAGATATGCTCAAGGAAAATAAAGACAAGAATATCATCATGTACTGCACGGGAGGTATACGCTGCGAAAAAGCGAGTGCCTATATGCTACATAATGGTTTCAAAAACGTATTCCATGTAGAAGGTGGCATTATAGAATATACACGTAAGGCTAAAGAGCAAGGCCTGCCTGTAAAATTCATTGGTAAGAACTTTGTGTTTGACGATAGACTGGGTGAGCGCATTACTGATGATGTAATTGCAGAATGCCATACTTGTGGCGCCCCTTGTGACAGTCATACCAATTGTAAAAACGATGGCTGCCACCTACTCTTTATACAATGCGACAACTGTGCCACTGACCTACAAGGTTGTTGCTCTCCCGACTGTCAGGAAGAGTACAACCTACCAGAAGACGAACAAAGACAACGCCGTGCAGGTAGAGAAAACGGACAAAAGATTTTTAATAAATCTAAAGACCATCCGCTACGCAAACATCGTGAGCAATGGAAAGCTGATAGAACTAACAGACAAAACCAATAA
- a CDS encoding biopolymer transporter ExbD, which translates to MADLQVKDNTNRRGRRAPNVDLTPMVDLGFILITFFIYTTTMNQPNLLTLNMPYEPAETTTAYTDTSTMTIIPINNHKVVFYNGALTTEQDLCTADFATLRTLLPTKQLELKALPNSFSKQAHQLQVIIKPHKSSTYADMVAVLDEMKIHDIQIYTMADLSLQEETLINDKL; encoded by the coding sequence ATGGCTGACCTACAAGTTAAAGACAACACCAACAGACGTGGAAGAAGAGCTCCAAATGTAGACCTAACACCAATGGTGGATCTTGGTTTCATACTGATCACATTCTTTATATACACCACTACAATGAACCAACCTAACCTACTAACCCTAAACATGCCTTATGAACCTGCTGAAACTACTACTGCTTATACTGATACGAGCACTATGACTATCATACCCATCAACAACCATAAGGTCGTTTTTTATAACGGGGCTTTAACTACGGAACAAGACCTCTGCACAGCCGACTTTGCTACTTTGCGAACATTATTACCTACCAAACAACTGGAGCTAAAAGCACTGCCTAACAGTTTCTCCAAGCAAGCGCATCAATTACAAGTGATCATTAAACCACACAAGAGTAGCACTTATGCAGATATGGTAGCAGTGCTCGATGAGATGAAAATTCATGATATACAGATCTATACTATGGCAGACTTGTCATTGCAGGAAGAAACTTTAATAAACGATAAACTGTAA
- the pdeM gene encoding ligase-associated DNA damage response endonuclease PdeM encodes MLEIDLQGELITLLPQRALYWAKESTLIVADMHWGKTGHFRKNGIAIPSITQDTDEQILSDLIHTYKADRLIVAGDMFHSKPNKETDSFSHWRNQHQALAIDLVNGNHDILPRDSYTNWNITLHDEVLNIAPFTIAHDEIDTPQGFLLHGHIHPALKIPLKGRTTVRTDCFCISEKSLLLPALGKFTGRHTINQKDYKQLYIITGDNIIKWK; translated from the coding sequence ATGCTAGAGATAGATTTACAAGGCGAACTAATAACACTACTACCACAACGAGCGCTATACTGGGCTAAGGAAAGCACACTTATAGTAGCCGATATGCACTGGGGTAAAACGGGGCATTTCCGTAAAAATGGTATTGCCATACCTAGCATCACTCAAGATACGGACGAGCAAATACTGTCTGATTTAATCCATACCTATAAAGCTGACCGACTCATTGTAGCGGGCGATATGTTTCATAGCAAACCCAACAAGGAAACAGACTCCTTCTCTCATTGGCGCAACCAACATCAAGCTTTAGCTATAGATCTTGTTAATGGGAATCATGATATACTACCCAGAGATAGCTATACCAATTGGAATATTACCTTACACGACGAGGTATTAAATATTGCCCCCTTCACCATAGCACATGATGAGATAGATACGCCACAAGGCTTTCTACTACATGGGCATATACACCCCGCGTTGAAAATACCGCTAAAGGGCAGAACAACCGTTCGTACCGATTGCTTCTGCATCAGCGAAAAAAGTCTGTTATTACCCGCTTTGGGGAAATTTACCGGTAGGCATACCATCAACCAAAAGGATTATAAGCAGTTGTATATAATAACAGGCGATAATATCATCAAATGGAAATAG
- a CDS encoding Glu/Leu/Phe/Val dehydrogenase dimerization domain-containing protein, giving the protein MQQSIFDHMQEMEHEQVVFCHDPHSGLNAIIAIHDTTLGPALGGTRLWNYNTHEEGIIDALRLSRGMTYKAAISGLNLGGGKAVIIGDAKQIKSEQLWRRYGKFVNSLNGKYYTAEDVNTSARDMEFIAMETEFVTGVPEFMGGSGDPSPFTAYGVFVGMKASAKKVWGNDDLSGKKVVVQGVGHVGQYLVGHLVNAGAVVSIADISESKLKETKEKYPAVTIVDNSTIFDMDMDIYAPCALGATLNTDSISKMKCAIVAGAANNQLAVENEHGPMLMKKGIIYAPDFLINAGGLINVSAELDGYNIDRVNGQVEKIYDRTLEIFALSDAENLHTQAAAMKIAKKRLSDIANVKARL; this is encoded by the coding sequence ATGCAGCAATCTATTTTTGACCACATGCAAGAGATGGAACACGAACAAGTCGTATTCTGTCATGATCCACATAGCGGACTTAACGCCATAATTGCAATACACGATACAACACTTGGACCAGCCCTTGGTGGTACGCGTCTATGGAACTATAACACACACGAAGAAGGTATTATTGACGCCCTACGTCTTAGCCGTGGTATGACCTACAAGGCAGCTATCAGTGGCTTGAACCTTGGTGGTGGTAAAGCAGTTATCATAGGTGATGCGAAGCAAATTAAATCAGAGCAACTATGGAGACGTTATGGAAAATTCGTTAATAGCCTGAACGGTAAATACTATACTGCTGAAGATGTGAACACATCTGCACGTGATATGGAGTTCATTGCGATGGAAACAGAATTCGTAACAGGTGTTCCTGAGTTTATGGGCGGTAGTGGGGATCCTTCTCCTTTCACAGCTTATGGAGTATTTGTAGGTATGAAAGCTTCTGCTAAGAAAGTATGGGGCAATGATGACCTATCGGGCAAGAAAGTAGTAGTACAAGGTGTAGGCCATGTTGGTCAATACTTGGTAGGGCATTTAGTAAATGCTGGCGCTGTAGTATCTATTGCTGATATTAGCGAGAGCAAACTAAAAGAAACTAAAGAGAAATATCCTGCTGTAACTATTGTAGACAACAGCACCATATTTGATATGGATATGGACATCTATGCACCATGTGCACTAGGAGCTACATTGAATACCGACAGCATTAGCAAAATGAAATGTGCTATTGTTGCGGGTGCGGCAAACAACCAATTGGCTGTAGAAAATGAGCATGGACCAATGTTGATGAAAAAAGGCATTATCTATGCGCCTGACTTCTTGATCAATGCAGGCGGATTGATCAACGTAAGTGCAGAGCTAGATGGCTATAACATAGACAGAGTGAACGGACAGGTAGAAAAGATCTACGACCGTACTTTAGAGATATTTGCGCTATCAGATGCTGAGAATCTACACACTCAAGCAGCTGCTATGAAGATAGCTAAGAAGCGTCTTAGCGATATAGCTAATGTGAAAGCTCGTTTATAA
- a CDS encoding phosphoribosylaminoimidazolesuccinocarboxamide synthase has protein sequence MLQLQGQTNYYKGKVRDVYTIGDQHLVMKVSDRISAFDVVLPRPIPFKGQVLNQIAAEFLDATADIIPNWKVSVPLGNVTIGRKCDTYPVEMVIRGNLTGHAWRTYKSGLRTLCGVALPEGMKENDFFPEPIITPTTKAHEGHDEDISREDIIAKGLVSEAEYTQLENYTRALFQRGQEIAKSRGLILVDTKYEFGKIGDTIYLIDEIHTPDSSRYFYLNTYQELQDAGKPQKQLSKEFVREWLMDNGFQGKDGQTIPEMTDEVVNNISARYVELYEQVTGKKFEKEELSEEEWLNRLNAAVAAL, from the coding sequence ATGTTACAACTACAGGGGCAAACCAACTACTACAAAGGAAAAGTTCGAGATGTATACACCATAGGCGATCAGCATTTGGTGATGAAGGTAAGCGACCGTATCTCCGCATTCGATGTGGTGCTACCACGCCCTATACCTTTTAAAGGACAGGTACTGAACCAAATAGCCGCCGAGTTTTTAGATGCAACTGCAGATATAATACCCAATTGGAAAGTAAGCGTACCCTTAGGCAATGTAACTATTGGCCGTAAATGCGATACCTACCCTGTAGAGATGGTAATACGTGGCAACCTTACAGGCCATGCTTGGCGCACCTATAAAAGCGGCTTACGCACTCTTTGCGGTGTGGCACTACCCGAGGGCATGAAGGAAAACGATTTTTTCCCTGAACCGATCATTACCCCAACTACCAAAGCACATGAGGGGCACGATGAGGACATCTCCCGCGAAGACATTATCGCTAAGGGACTTGTTAGCGAAGCTGAATACACACAATTAGAGAACTATACACGTGCACTATTTCAGCGCGGACAGGAAATAGCAAAAAGCCGCGGACTGATATTAGTAGATACTAAGTACGAGTTTGGTAAAATTGGTGACACCATTTACCTGATAGACGAGATACACACACCAGATAGCTCGCGCTACTTTTACCTAAACACTTATCAAGAACTACAAGACGCTGGCAAGCCTCAAAAACAACTATCTAAAGAGTTTGTTCGCGAGTGGTTAATGGACAATGGCTTTCAAGGAAAGGATGGACAAACTATTCCTGAAATGACCGATGAAGTAGTCAATAATATATCTGCAAGATACGTGGAACTGTATGAGCAAGTGACGGGCAAAAAGTTTGAGAAGGAAGAACTAAGCGAAGAAGAATGGCTCAACAGACTAAACGCAGCCGTAGCTGCACTATAA
- a CDS encoding FMN-binding glutamate synthase family protein, whose amino-acid sequence MRRLFYYISIPIVLLAAFSVYMQPYPTAFWMMGIVGALFLLGVYDSIQHKHAIRRNYPLIGRMRYILESISPELQQYFIESNTNGRPFSKTERALAYQRAKNVQDTRAFGTQLDLNKTEYEGIKHSIFPAEILKEEPRVTIGGKDCKQPYSASILNISAMSFGSLSKNAVEALNLGAKKGGFYHNTGEGSISDYHRMGGDLVWQIGTGYFGCRHKDGTFNEEGFKVRAHYPEVKMIEIKLSQGAKPGHGGVLPAKKNTEEIARIRMIEPNTVVLSPPSHKAFSDVTGLLHFVKKLRELSGGKPVGFKLCIGRTDEFRDICEAMRSTGILPDFITVDGAEGGTGAAPMEFADGVGMPLQPALIFVHQTLEHYDLRKDIKIIASGKILSGNTLIKHLALGADLCNAARGFMFAVGCIQALRCNSNDCPTGVATQNKMLMKGLVVKDKSERTYHFHKNTIHAAMELLSAAGCKNLDDLTIDIFMKGNEFEGLANKYFPDILTDHPSYK is encoded by the coding sequence ATGCGCAGATTATTCTATTACATTAGCATCCCAATAGTTCTATTAGCAGCTTTTTCTGTATACATGCAGCCCTACCCCACAGCCTTTTGGATGATGGGTATTGTAGGTGCCTTATTCCTATTAGGCGTGTACGACTCTATACAACACAAGCATGCCATAAGAAGGAACTATCCGTTGATCGGTAGAATGCGCTATATCTTAGAATCTATATCTCCCGAGCTGCAGCAATACTTTATAGAGAGCAATACCAACGGACGACCTTTCTCTAAAACAGAGCGGGCTTTAGCTTACCAACGTGCCAAGAATGTACAAGATACTCGTGCTTTTGGTACTCAGCTCGACTTGAACAAAACAGAGTATGAAGGCATTAAACATTCTATTTTTCCTGCTGAAATTTTAAAAGAAGAACCACGCGTTACTATTGGTGGTAAGGATTGTAAACAGCCGTATAGTGCTTCTATACTCAATATATCTGCTATGAGTTTTGGCTCCTTGAGTAAAAATGCAGTAGAGGCATTAAACCTGGGTGCTAAAAAAGGAGGGTTTTATCACAATACGGGAGAAGGTAGTATATCGGACTATCACCGCATGGGTGGCGACTTAGTGTGGCAAATTGGTACTGGCTACTTTGGTTGCCGACATAAAGATGGAACTTTTAACGAAGAAGGGTTTAAAGTACGCGCACACTACCCCGAAGTGAAGATGATAGAAATAAAACTATCTCAAGGAGCTAAGCCTGGACATGGTGGAGTATTGCCTGCTAAAAAAAACACGGAAGAGATAGCCCGTATAAGAATGATAGAGCCCAATACCGTAGTACTTTCTCCACCATCACACAAAGCTTTTTCTGATGTAACTGGATTACTACATTTTGTAAAAAAACTGCGTGAACTTAGTGGTGGTAAGCCCGTTGGCTTCAAACTATGTATAGGGCGTACGGACGAGTTTAGAGATATATGTGAAGCAATGCGCAGTACAGGCATTCTACCCGACTTCATCACCGTAGATGGTGCAGAAGGTGGTACAGGTGCTGCCCCCATGGAGTTTGCCGACGGCGTGGGTATGCCTTTACAGCCAGCACTGATATTTGTACACCAAACACTAGAGCACTACGACCTGAGAAAAGACATCAAGATCATTGCATCCGGAAAAATACTATCGGGCAATACATTGATAAAACATTTAGCACTCGGAGCCGACCTTTGTAATGCTGCTCGTGGGTTTATGTTTGCCGTGGGTTGTATACAAGCACTACGCTGCAATAGTAACGACTGCCCTACAGGTGTGGCTACACAAAACAAGATGCTGATGAAAGGCTTAGTGGTAAAAGACAAAAGCGAACGCACCTATCATTTTCATAAGAATACCATACACGCCGCTATGGAACTACTCTCTGCAGCTGGTTGCAAGAATTTAGACGACCTAACCATAGACATATTTATGAAGGGCAATGAGTTTGAAGGACTAGCTAATAAATACTTCCCGGATATACTCACAGACCACCCTTCTTATAAGTAG
- a CDS encoding c-type cytochrome, which yields MKKALKWLGIIVLVIVFIIVGVYGYIMNFKPNVGDAPDLTVEITPETIARGSYLANSVCVCMDCHSTRDWSLYAAPLKEGTLGAGGERFDRTMGFPGVYYSKNITPHGIGNWTDGELYRAITTGVDKDGEPLFPVMPYHYYGRMAKEDIHAIIAYVRSLPAIASEVPEREVDPPFNIIMRLIPAEATPAPSVPAPSNTVAYGKYMTNASGCAECHTPVKDGQIIPDSMFAGGRVFDMPFGTLTSPNITPHETGLGIWDKAMFVNKFKQYQDSNYHSPTLAPTDFNTIMPWMMYSTMKDSDLEAIYDYLQTVKPINNAVVKFVKK from the coding sequence ATGAAAAAGGCATTGAAATGGCTAGGCATTATTGTTCTAGTGATCGTCTTCATTATTGTTGGTGTATATGGCTACATCATGAATTTCAAACCAAATGTAGGCGATGCGCCCGACCTTACAGTAGAAATAACTCCTGAAACAATAGCACGTGGTAGCTACTTGGCCAACTCTGTATGTGTATGTATGGACTGCCACTCTACCCGCGACTGGTCTTTATATGCAGCACCACTTAAGGAAGGTACTTTAGGGGCTGGTGGAGAGCGTTTTGACCGCACTATGGGTTTTCCCGGTGTGTATTATTCTAAAAACATAACACCACATGGTATAGGTAACTGGACGGACGGTGAACTATACCGTGCCATCACCACAGGGGTGGATAAAGATGGAGAACCACTTTTCCCTGTTATGCCCTACCACTACTATGGCCGTATGGCTAAAGAAGATATACATGCTATTATAGCCTATGTGCGCTCGCTACCAGCTATAGCTAGTGAAGTGCCGGAGCGTGAGGTAGACCCTCCATTCAATATTATTATGAGGCTAATACCTGCTGAGGCTACACCTGCCCCAAGTGTACCTGCCCCAAGCAATACTGTTGCCTATGGTAAATATATGACCAATGCATCTGGCTGTGCCGAATGCCATACACCTGTAAAGGATGGGCAGATCATCCCCGACTCTATGTTTGCAGGGGGTAGAGTGTTTGATATGCCTTTCGGTACATTGACCAGTCCCAACATTACACCACACGAAACGGGTTTAGGTATATGGGATAAGGCTATGTTTGTCAACAAGTTCAAGCAATATCAAGACTCTAATTACCACTCGCCCACGCTAGCACCTACCGACTTCAATACCATTATGCCGTGGATGATGTATAGCACAATGAAAGATAGCGACCTAGAGGCTATATACGACTACCTGCAAACGGTAAAACCTATTAATAATGCGGTGGTGAAGTTTGTGAAAAAGTAG
- the hutU gene encoding urocanate hydratase — MSETTSRVIKSPTGTTLNCKNWVSEAAYRMIQNNLDPEVAERPEDLVVYGGIGKAARNWESFDKILECLKNLEEDETLLVQSGKPVGVLRSHKNAPRVLIANSNLVGKWATWEHFRELEAKGLMMYGQMTAGSWIYIGSQGIVQGTYETYLSLADINFNGTLKGTLNVTAGLGGMGGAQPLAITMNEGVCLAAEMEEWRIQKRIETRYLDKYTHDIDEAIDWALKAKENKQAVSIGVCCNAVDLLQRLIDRNITPDTLTDQTSAHDELIGYFPEGLSVAEANTLRESNPEEYSSRSLDTMAKHVRQMLELQKRGAITFDYGNNLRGQAKDKRGVENAFDFPGFVPAYIRPLFCDGKGPFRWVALSGDPEDIYTTDQALKELFPENEGLIRWLDMAKERIAFQGLPSRICWLGMGEREKAAQLFNDLVRDGKVKAPIVIGRDHLDCGSVASPNRETEAMKDGSDAVADWPILNALINTAGGASWVSFHHGGGVGMGYSLHAGMVILADGTEDAAERIRRVLHNDPAMGVLRHHDAGYQQATDNANKFGLNIWG; from the coding sequence ATGAGTGAAACAACAAGCAGAGTAATTAAGTCGCCAACGGGCACTACGCTGAATTGTAAGAACTGGGTGAGCGAAGCGGCTTACCGTATGATACAGAACAACCTTGACCCCGAAGTGGCAGAACGCCCTGAAGACTTGGTGGTGTATGGTGGTATTGGTAAAGCTGCCCGCAACTGGGAGAGCTTTGATAAGATACTGGAATGTTTAAAAAATCTTGAAGAAGACGAAACCTTGTTAGTACAGAGTGGTAAACCTGTGGGCGTACTACGTAGCCATAAAAACGCACCTCGTGTACTGATTGCTAATAGTAACCTTGTGGGCAAATGGGCTACGTGGGAGCACTTTCGTGAGCTGGAAGCTAAGGGCTTGATGATGTACGGACAAATGACTGCTGGCAGCTGGATATATATTGGCTCTCAAGGCATTGTACAGGGTACTTACGAAACTTATTTATCACTGGCTGATATCAACTTCAATGGTACATTGAAAGGCACTTTGAATGTTACAGCTGGTCTTGGTGGTATGGGTGGTGCTCAGCCATTGGCTATTACGATGAATGAGGGTGTTTGCCTAGCTGCCGAGATGGAAGAATGGCGTATACAAAAGCGTATAGAAACACGCTACTTGGATAAATACACCCACGATATTGACGAGGCAATAGACTGGGCTTTGAAGGCTAAAGAAAATAAGCAGGCTGTGTCTATAGGGGTATGTTGCAATGCGGTAGATCTACTACAAAGACTTATTGATAGAAACATCACTCCTGATACACTCACTGACCAAACATCGGCACACGATGAGTTGATTGGGTACTTTCCAGAAGGGCTAAGCGTAGCAGAAGCCAATACACTACGTGAGAGCAACCCTGAGGAGTACTCTTCCCGCTCGCTAGATACTATGGCAAAGCACGTACGCCAAATGCTGGAACTTCAGAAGCGTGGTGCTATTACGTTCGACTATGGTAACAACCTACGCGGACAAGCTAAGGACAAGCGTGGTGTAGAGAATGCGTTTGACTTCCCTGGTTTTGTACCTGCATATATCCGTCCGCTATTCTGCGATGGTAAAGGGCCTTTCCGTTGGGTAGCTTTGAGTGGCGACCCTGAAGATATATACACTACCGACCAAGCACTAAAAGAACTCTTCCCTGAGAATGAGGGCTTGATACGCTGGTTGGATATGGCAAAGGAGCGTATTGCCTTCCAAGGCTTGCCAAGCCGTATCTGCTGGTTGGGTATGGGCGAGCGTGAAAAAGCGGCGCAACTCTTCAACGACCTGGTACGTGATGGTAAGGTTAAAGCACCAATTGTTATTGGTCGTGACCACTTGGATTGTGGTTCGGTAGCTTCTCCAAACCGTGAAACAGAGGCTATGAAAGATGGTAGTGATGCCGTGGCAGACTGGCCTATTTTGAATGCATTGATTAACACTGCTGGTGGTGCCAGCTGGGTATCTTTCCACCATGGTGGTGGTGTGGGTATGGGCTACTCGCTACATGCAGGTATGGTGATATTGGCAGATGGTACTGAAGATGCAGCAGAGCGCATCAGACGTGTGCTACATAACGACCCTGCTATGGGCGTACTTCGCCACCACGATGCAGGCTACCAGCAAGCTACGGACAATGCGAATAAATTTGGACTGAATATTTGGGGTTAA
- a CDS encoding DUF6331 family protein — MAYIRREHKNDIYIADKEWIRWIDCADKADERLEIEQELKAMQPFWNNLMTKCDSECCGIQAYDFTTENIKEAINEIDKMKLVKQLVSLKEITQATTKAVVSSRILNHFILKSVFLQLLDHLIDTLSEN; from the coding sequence ATGGCATACATTAGAAGGGAGCATAAAAACGACATTTACATAGCTGATAAAGAATGGATAAGGTGGATTGATTGTGCTGATAAGGCTGACGAAAGGCTGGAAATAGAACAAGAGTTAAAGGCAATGCAACCCTTTTGGAACAACCTAATGACAAAATGCGATTCCGAGTGCTGTGGAATACAAGCATATGATTTCACTACAGAAAATATCAAAGAGGCAATTAATGAGATTGATAAAATGAAATTAGTCAAACAACTAGTCTCTTTAAAAGAAATAACACAAGCAACAACAAAGGCTGTAGTATCATCACGAATACTAAATCACTTCATCCTAAAAAGTGTTTTCCTCCAACTTCTAGACCACTTAATAGATACACTAAGCGAAAACTAA
- the ispF gene encoding 2-C-methyl-D-erythritol 2,4-cyclodiphosphate synthase produces MSFRIGQGIDFHQLEEGRDFWLGGIHIPHHKGAVGHSDADVLLHAICDAMLGALGLGDIGKHFPDTDPSLKGIDSKILLKQSFDLIKEKGYGIVNIDSTLLLQAPKISPYVPQMQETIAGILGLEITDVSIKATTTETLSFIGREEGVVATANVLLEKR; encoded by the coding sequence ATGTCATTCAGAATAGGTCAAGGGATAGATTTTCACCAGTTGGAAGAAGGTCGTGATTTTTGGTTGGGCGGTATCCATATCCCTCACCATAAAGGTGCAGTTGGTCATTCTGATGCCGATGTATTGCTACACGCCATCTGCGACGCTATGTTGGGCGCATTGGGCTTGGGCGATATAGGCAAACACTTCCCCGATACTGACCCTAGCCTTAAAGGTATAGACAGTAAAATACTACTCAAACAGAGCTTTGACCTGATAAAAGAGAAAGGCTATGGTATAGTGAATATTGATAGTACACTCCTACTACAAGCTCCTAAAATAAGCCCTTATGTTCCTCAAATGCAGGAAACCATTGCTGGCATCCTAGGGTTAGAAATAACAGATGTATCCATCAAAGCCACCACTACCGAAACCCTTAGTTTTATAGGTCGGGAAGAGGGTGTAGTAGCTACCGCCAATGTGCTGCTAGAAAAACGCTAA